In the genome of bacterium, one region contains:
- a CDS encoding MerR family transcriptional regulator → MENKLFWTIKEASFILEIEPYVLRYWESCFKEIKPERTKTGHRRYRKEDIDLLKKIKSLLYEQRFTIDGVKKYLKSKEKETPNFITEVKQELKELLNILK, encoded by the coding sequence ATGGAAAATAAGCTATTTTGGACAATAAAAGAGGCAAGCTTTATTTTAGAAATAGAACCCTATGTTTTAAGATATTGGGAATCCTGTTTTAAGGAGATAAAACCAGAAAGGACAAAAACTGGACATAGAAGGTATAGAAAGGAGGATATTGATCTCCTTAAGAAGATAAAGAGCCTGCTATACGAACAAAGATTTACAATAGATGGCGTAAAAAAATACCTAAAATCAAAAGAAAAAGAGACCCCTAATTTTATAACAGAAGTAAAACAGGAGCTAAAAGAGCTTTTAAATATATTAAAGTAA
- a CDS encoding KpsF/GutQ family sugar-phosphate isomerase, translating to MNPKEVLKIEGEAILSLIERIDSSFNKAIKLILNCKGRVIVSGVGKSGLIAGKIASTLSSTGTPAFFLHPTEGMHGDIGMITKDDLFIIVSNSGSTDEINRLIPSIKRLKIKIIALCGKKGSFLGKNADVFIDVSVQKEACPFGFVPTSSTTAALAMGDALAIAVLEKKGLTEDEFSLLHPGGSLGRRLLLKVSHIMHKKDEIPIVNRDAGIKEAIIEMTKKRLGMTIVVDAFQKVCGIITDGDLRRHFEKDIFSLKAGDIMTKNPKTIERDALAIKALQTMEDFSITSLIVENKENKAIGVIHIHDIIKAGI from the coding sequence ATGAATCCAAAGGAGGTTTTAAAAATAGAGGGAGAGGCAATTCTTTCTCTTATTGAGAGGATTGATAGCTCATTCAATAAAGCAATTAAGCTTATTTTAAATTGCAAGGGAAGGGTTATTGTAAGCGGCGTTGGAAAATCTGGGCTAATAGCAGGAAAAATTGCCTCAACCCTTTCATCAACAGGAACACCTGCATTCTTTCTCCATCCAACAGAGGGTATGCATGGAGACATTGGAATGATAACAAAGGATGACCTTTTTATCATTGTCTCAAATTCAGGCTCAACTGATGAGATAAACAGGCTTATTCCAAGCATAAAGAGGTTAAAGATAAAGATTATTGCCCTATGTGGAAAAAAGGGCTCTTTTTTAGGAAAAAATGCAGATGTTTTTATAGATGTCTCTGTCCAAAAGGAGGCTTGTCCATTTGGATTTGTCCCAACATCTTCAACAACAGCGGCTCTTGCTATGGGAGATGCTTTAGCTATTGCAGTTTTAGAGAAAAAAGGCTTAACAGAAGATGAATTTAGTCTCCTTCACCCAGGGGGAAGTTTAGGAAGAAGGCTTTTGCTCAAGGTTTCCCATATTATGCATAAGAAAGATGAGATTCCCATTGTAAATAGAGATGCAGGTATAAAAGAAGCAATTATTGAAATGACAAAAAAGAGGCTTGGGATGACCATTGTTGTTGATGCCTTTCAAAAGGTTTGTGGGATAATTACAGATGGAGACCTAAGAAGGCATTTTGAAAAAGATATATTTTCTCTTAAAGCAGGCGATATTATGACAAAAAACCCAAAGACAATAGAAAGGGATGCTTTGGCAATCAAGGCATTACAAACTATGGAGGATTTTTCAATAACATCTTTGATTGTTGAAAACAAAGAAAACAAGGCAATTGGTGTTATCCATATCCACGATATTATTAAGGCAGGGATTTAA